The nucleotide window GGGGAGAAGTAGTTTATATTAAACATCTCCCTTATTTTCCTTTAAGGACTCAGGGCAGCTGGTACCTCCAGACAGAGCacttcccaggggaaaaaaacccggATTTCACATGCAACATGCAAGTGTTACACACCCAACAAATGTCTTAACCCTCCTGTCACTTGTGCTCCATGCAGGTAGGCAGTAGTCTGTCCTTACAACACTTCTAGGATCTTTAAGAACAAGCTTGGAAAATCAGTCTTCCTGTTAAATCTTGCTCCCTTCTATTTTGAGAGTCACTGGAGCTCCTCTGCCATCTTTCACTTACATATCTTGAGAACATCATAAATTACACCTCAAGAGCAAAACTTGATACCTTCAGAGCCCCATTTCTTGGATACTCATGGCTATCAGGCTTAAACTCTTACTAAATCACTGATGTCCTGCTGTTAAATCCCAAGTATCCCAGCAACCTTGAACCTGCCTGCTTTGTGTGTCACTGATCTCTCTGGTTGTTTTCTAAGGAGTCCCATCCTTTCCCACAGAAAAAGGCTGCCTCAGTGCCTCAAGAGGAAAGCCCTTGTACAGAACTCTGCTCCCCAAAACACTGCCACaactggcagcagcacaagaTCACGGCTGCCATTTGCagcccaagcagcagctcattGCAACTTACATCTTCCAGCATGTCCCAGCAAGCACAGAGTGGACGGAAGGACACTGAGTAAGGAGTTCAAGAAACCCCAATTACCACAGGAGCCAAGAATGCCACAAACCTCAGCCTAGCAGAGCTCTGACAGCCATTAAAGAAAGGGGGCTCCGTCTCTTCTCTTCAGGAGCTCAcatggggaggggaagggactCTCCCCAAAAGACAAGAATCAGGCCCTGCCTACCCCTGCTTCTCTGCAGCTCTATGACAAACAATGCAGTAATAAAAATGGGAAGTAAAAGTAACTGAAAATGCTACAAGGAAAAGTCCTAGTTTATCAATGTAGGCAGGCTGATTTCTAATAATCTACAAttagaaaaagagcaagaaatgcTGACCTATTTCACTCCACAGCTGTAAGGAACCAGCCCTGAACCAGTTTGTATCCAGAACAACCCATATGCAGTCCTTTGAGGAGTTAACACTACAGGGGCTGTATTTTTAACTTAAtagtggggagggggggaaactGGAGTGATGCAGAGAAAAGAGTGAGCAGAGCAGTTATTTCTCTGTAACATCACTGACACCAGCTACAACAGCATCTCAAAGGAGCCACTCACCCACCCACCAGGGCATCTTCTGTCCTTGTTTACATGCACAGTGTCTGGCACTAAAGGATCcctgaaaataggaaaaagctGCTACTGATTTGCAGCTCCTTGTCCAGGTGCCTCTTCTACCCGACTTCTACACACTgtgtctaaaatattttcaagaaaaagagCTCAGAACTGACTAATTCCAGCTACAGAAGAGCTGAAATTCCTGCCATGTCAGTATTGTTCAGAAACTTCCACACACCATTACTTAAAACACAAAGTCAAAGATACAGAAATCAAAAGGCACAAAGCACAACAAGCGACAGAGGCGTTTAAGGGGACATCTATAAACTATCTCCTGCTCTCTTGGACAGAtcacttgaaattatttttgcagcCACATTACAACCATCCACCTTTTCTGtggcaaataaattaaaactaattttgGCTTTTTGTAAGGAAAATCTATCGTGCACTAGAAAACCCAGTTTTTACAGGTTAAATACCACCTAGGTATTCAAAGCTGATGAAGACAGCAGACTTCCCAAATCATTCCATAGCCATTATTTGATGTCCTTGATAGTCCCAGCAGACCAGAAGCAACACCACGTagggtgttgggtttttttggttaattttcttacatttttctctttttcttccctgcttcCTTTTTAACATACATTTAAAGCATGAAGGCTAGTCCTAGACAGAGATCTCTCTGTTACCACAAAATTGAGAAGAAACCAGTGCAAGAGGAACAGCTGCAGCAACACAGCTATTCTACTGAAAATTGCAGCCTCACACAAAGGCTGGACGGGAGCAACTCAAGATACAGCACTCCAGCACACCCTGTCAATGCATGGGGTCAAGGACATATTTTCTGGTTTGAGCACTTTCATACAGATGGAGGAAGCTGAATTGAGAGTCTCAGAAGGTCTCACACCACCTTGGCATGAGCAGGACATGAGTTGCCACTGGGTCAAACTCGctctcctcttttccctcctcaCCCAGTCAACCTAGGAATGGGAAGATAGCATTGtccaggaaaggaaatgagaaTCCTTCCATTCCTCACACAGTCATAAGTTGGTACAGGGTTCTGTGATAAGCTGATTATCCATGGATAATGAAATCAGCATAGGCCTGTGGATGTTAGCCTTTCAAGGCAATCTTGCACCTCAGAAATGATGCACTCTCTTTTTACTGCTGGGCCACTTCCACCAATGCCCTTTTCAAACACACTTCAGAAAAGTAACATTTTGTTAGGAATTGGTGTTTCCCCTTTAAACCAAGCCATTAAGTTAGGTAAAAAACCCCAGGAGTGATTTCCTGTTTCCACAAGGCCAGATTTTAACATTACCATCACCCAAAGTTCCACCAGTTACACATTCGTGGCTTTATTTGTGACAAGGAGGTGAGTGCATTAACATTTAACACACAATTAATTTGTGCAATTTAAGTCAAACAAGTTGAtctgttaatttaaaaaactgaaGCAGTTTGCAGAAGTAATGAGACAATCCAAGGTGTTCACAGATGGGTTACCTGTGAGACTGGTGCTTTAACATGGGGTGGAAttccagaggaagaaacagTACCACTAGGAGGCAGGTTTTTACTGGTCACTGAAGCCCAAGAGAAAGCCTGCAGGAAATGCAACAAACCTAGGCTACTAATCACGGCAAACCACTGACATTCCTACAGGGAAACTTGGCTGCTAAAAACACACTTTCGGTTCATATCTGACTATTAAATAATGGTTGCGCAAGCATACAATGGAGGTACAGAAGGGTCTGCAGTCCCAGCTGTCTGTGGATTCCAATGGCATGGAACAAGTGTGTACCGTGCCCACTGTCGCTACCTGAGTGAGCCCAGTGCCCTCAGCATTCCCAGACAACTGCTTTCCATCATGTAACCAAACCTAGGGCTGAAAACCCTGCAGTGTTCAGTGTCTTTTGCATGAAGAAAGGGAGCAGATGCCTGAAGTTACAATCAAaaatggagaagagaaaaaggactggaaaaaaatatgggagaCATGCTGGAGCTAGAAAATGACCtgtctccagctctccctggctgctcccagcactctgCAAGCCCGCAGGGTTAACCACACCAGAGACCAAAGGATGCACCATGCGCACTCTGGTTTCTAAGATTAGGCATCCTGCCTCCAGGAGACACTCAGTGCCCCCACATTGGTTTTGAACCTAGGCTGCAGCAATCCCACAAGCATCAGTGTGTTCCAtgtattttcaaggaaaaagcaGCGGTTCCCATTGTATGAGATTTTTGGCAGTGGTAGCCACAGGTGTTTTCTTAACATGTTAACTGCACAATTAAAAATGTCTACACATGCATATACCCACACACACAATTTACAAGAAGAGCTTAACATCTACCATAGGTGATGAGCAGCACTTTAAAATAACATCTCTATTTTAGTGAAACTTCACATTTTTACAAGTTCAAAGGTCAAGCCTAGTTGTTCATACAGCATGACACTAAAGAGAGGTACCAGTTTAGGCACCCAAAAAGGCAAAGTTTAAAGGCCAATCCAGTTTTCATCTGCACTTAGTAGCACAGATGTGACCTGTAACTAACCTTTGGTGGTTCTTGCGGTAGCGAAACAGGTTCTACAGGAGGTGGAGATGGAGATTTCTCTTCTAGTTCCTCAAGGGTCTTTTCTTCCActtcagctttcagctcctcagCTTTTGTTTCAGATTCCAATTCTGGCTCAGGTTCATGAGAAGATTCTTCCAGTGCCTCCTCTATCCCATTGCTACAATAGCCAAATGCATTTGATGAGCTTATCaattgctttgcattttgtcACACTTTGTAAGCTGTGCTATGGCAACAGCCCTGCTATGAAAAAGATCGCTGTGTCTCCATTTGCTACAATGGGGTCTGTACGTATACAGTACAGTGGGAAGTGAAGCTGTACTCCCCTGCCGGGTACAAAACCAAATTTTACTTGCGCTGAAGCAAAGACATTTCTACAGTTCTCTGCAGAGAATCACACAGCCTTTTAACCCTGGAGAAGAGGTGCTCAAATCAATCACCGCTGCTTCTAAAAGAACACGAACACAGTGAGGACCAATGGACGATTAAGCTACACACATAACCAAGGCCAATTCTGGAATGAAACCTACTGTTCCTTTACCAAAATGCTACACAGCTTCCTTACCAAAGCAGCTGTGAGTCCCATCTACAGAAAATCATATTCAActtctgtgctctgtgtggtTGAAAGGTAGGGGATCTGAACATCCCCTCTCTCCAGCCACCCAGAATGCTACCTTATCTCCAGTCACCTctgtctctgcagctccagctgcaggccaCCACTGCCCAAGTGACTTCATGATGATCAATGCCTTTACAGCCCCTTTCCAAATGACACAGTAACCCCAAAACACGACCTGACTTTGTGCTCTCAGGCACCCAAAACTTACTGCATTATCCTGAGCAAACCCCTGCCAGAATCCCACCACTTTTCCATCATATTTCTCATGAGAAGCATTAAATGACTTGTGTTTAGTATTACCACTGATGCACACAGCAGGTATTGTCTAGTGATGTTATACATGATTTTTTAATAGGGGAAACAGAAAGTCAGATCTGACCATCCTAACACCACTCCTATGTTTCATAAAAAGCACAGGGTTTggtgttgtttgtttctttgtatttGTGGGGGGTTATTTGGTTGTATTTTTCTTACAAAaccataaatatatttttttctttgatctGGCTTAGATTTGCAGACACTCAGGACAAAGACCTATTTTTCCAAGAAAGATGAACAGCAGGCTTTCAAAAAGTACATCCTTCTCTCAGCTCCAAGTGATCCCCAAATCTGAGTAACATACCAAGATATCCCTGCTCAGTGCAAggagttggactagatgacccttaaaaggtcccttccaactcaaactagTCTGTGTTTCATCAGCCATCCTTTTGCTAACGTACCTGTGACCTAAGTCACATCATACCAAACCTTCTGGTCCAAGTCTGGATTACAAAGATTCCATTAAGTTTGTACATACATGGGGGTGGCTCCCTTTTCATCTCACTTTTGAGACCAGAAGTGAAAATAACTAACAAACATTAAAGAATACCCCATTTCTTCTCTTCAATAAAGAAGGAATGTCTCAAAATAATGTAATGTTAACACAGATCCCTATCAAGCTAAGTGAATTTTCCTAAACAACCAGTTAAATCACATACAGAACCTAAAGCCAAAGCAATTCTGTCTGTGGTTTTTATTAAGAAAGCAACTTCATATAATAAAAAGGACTTCTTACGTTACAGGATGGTTTTCATAATAAGTACTGCTTGCATTCTCTTGCACAGGTTCAGGTGATGGTTGTCTTTCCTCCTGTTCTTCTTCCACCTCTTCCTCAGATTctgacacaaaaaaaccaacttgTCATCTCTTATGGATCTCCACATGCGTACACAAGCCGcagtaaaataaaagcatattaAGTTAGCAGCAATCAAAATAAAGCTTTACCAACAATACGTGGTAAAATGAGCAGcaaaaaaagaatggaagagGCTGCCTCTCAGTCAAGAGGCTGGGCTGTTTATGATTCACACAAAAAGAGGAAACCAGAGGCATATTACTGCTAGGAAGTTCAGGGAGGAGGTTTGGGGCTCTTTTAAAGCAGCAGGTGCTTTTTCGTATGGTGGCagtgaaagagaaaaactgCACTATTACCTCATAAATCTCAGTGCCTCAGACTAAGAAGATGAAGCTCAAATACAAGGATGATTGCCTAAAATGCTTTGTTCCACAGAAATGAGACGAACAAACTCGAGAAACCACCCAGTGAATACCTGTACACATGTTCTGGCTACACTGTAATTTGCTGTGTCTCATtgaacagaggggaaaaagccCAACTCAGGTCCATTTCAGCCCTAAAGTAGCAATGTATTACTGAGTGTGAGGATGACATGAAAATGAACTATGTGTCATACCTGAAAACCAGTAAAGACTTTTCTTCAAATTGCACACAAATTTGACTGACCACAGAACACAAGTGTGCCTGCTGCAGCTATGCCAGCAGAAGTCCTGCTGCTCACTGCTTCCATTCTCTGTCAAGCCTCACCCTCTGTGAGCCAGTTCATCCCTTCAGGGAACACAGCACTACTACAGGACTTCATTTTCCAGAACATTATGGACCACAGAACTTCAGTAACACTACCTCTGTGCCCCACAGCAGGCAACACAGTTTGCATTCCAACATCTCCACAAACACttctggcagctctgcacacagagagAGGAACAAGAATGACACAAACCCTACACACGAGTCCTTCTCACCTTCATCAAGTTCTCCTTCTGAATCCCCAAATACTTCATCTTCGTATCTGAAGATATCATTATGGACATAGAACTTGTTTGGAACAGATCCCTGTAAAAGAGGAACATGCAGTGGTTAGCATACATGGAGTATCAGCAGACAACTCAAGGACAGACCACAGACCTAAGTTTCGGGGTACACACTGACACTATGCAATAGGACTATGTCACTAAGTTACTTTCTgagctattttctttttctctaggCACACAATTGAACAATAGCTTCTGCCCAACTGAAAAAGGAAGTCTGAAGCAGAATAAAATCTGCTAATTCTGCTAAGTCACAGCAATCATAGATTTTAACTAAGTGTACAGCCCCTGAGTTTCATTGAGGAATTTCAATTGTCTCTACTACAAAAACTTTGCAATGAAAACCCTGAACTTCCACAGGGTGGCCATATGCTtacagcactgggcagggaaaCAATGAAGAACTTCAACATGAACCTAAAACATTAATCTCCAACCACACATTAGTTTGTGATGCAGCAGAAAGAACACAAGACACCTTCTACCTGTGCACAGCTTTGCTCTCACCAAGAGCTAAATGTGAGCAGTAACTTGTGCATCCCATACTCCCCTTTGCCATTAGACAGGAAACTACACCACTACAGCAGAGATTTGATCTACAGAGCTGAATcttgtttttcaaagaaattatttttgccaATGGCAGCTCCTAAATGCAAGCTTCAATTTTCTTTGTATTACTGCTGTAACATTTCAAGtccaaggaaataaaacagctcaggaTGGGTCCAATACACTAGTTTCTCTGCACTCACACTCTGTGACGCATTTAATGGTACTCTGCAGACCAAGTTTGAAAGCCAGatcctatttttttttagatccagatcctatttattttttaaagcctaTCCTATTTTCTGTCCCAGTATGACAAATGGTAGCTACAGGTGAGGTCAGATTTTTCCACCATTATCTGAAGTGTGGCACAATCTCACACATCCTTACTTCTGGAGCAAGCACAAAAGTCTGCATGAACTTCCTCATGGGCTGCCCGTTGTTGGACAGCTCTCCCATGACCTGCACGACCACGCCATCGCTCAGAGTGGCGTGGGCATCCACGTGACGGATCTTGGTGTGGCACTCACTGAACTGCAGGGACATCACCTTCTTGTGGATCTCCTACAAACAGACAGACACAGTTCAGCTGCACTGAATTCTGTACAGAGCTTTACACCTTCTACCTCGCTGAGTCTCAACTAACCCCAAAAGAGCACTCCTCTGAGGCTCAAAACATACATACAGGAATCAACAAGTGAGAACAAGTGAAAGAGTGTTCTCTTTCACTGAGAACAGTCTTCCTGAGCTCTCTCAACTTCAAATCTGAACTTTTTCACTAGGATTCAACTATTTCTCAGAGTAGTCAAACCATTCATTTCTTCACATAGTTATGTTCCACTTCAACAAAACTCTGCTCACACAAGAATGAATGAAACTCGCAAAGATCAGTCCTTTCCTGAGGAACTACTGCTAACTGAAACAAGATACATTTGTAACCCAAATCTATCAGGACCTCTCAATTTTGTTTCCCATCCTAAAGGTATATTCTGCAGCCCAGATGCAAAGCTGAAGAATCAAACACAACTGCCACTGAAGGcagaaataagcaaacaaaacccctcaaGCTAACAAATTCCTATCTGTCTCTGAACAGGAAACAGTATCACAATCCATTACTCACCAGGCAAGAAAGTCAAAGTCACTGGTGAAGAAAAAACCTTGTTTATTCTGAACATTAACAAGGATTACAGGACAAATTTTAATACTCACGGCTTGACCGTACACTGCTTCTTGTGGTTTCCCACTGGCATCCAGTCCTCCATGAACATAAGAAGAATTTCTGCCATAAAACCTGCAAGCAAAGAGATGTAAAAATCACAGAAGTGAAAAGATAGAACCAAATCCAAAAAGAATTTTAGCCAAAAGTTCTAGAGCTCAGTATTTCACAAATTTCACAGATTCAAGAGGCTCCAGAACAAACTTAATATTCAGCATGCAGTTTGCCTGAGGTGTAGCTGCAAACTCTTACATCAACCTCAACCTTTGGCTTGCTTCCTTTAAGGAAGGTGGCCACTTTGGCTGGAAGGTTCCTCACCCTCAGAAGCCCCTGCCTTGCCCTCCTGCCACTCCTCTGAACGCTGTTCTCTGCACAGCCTTGGCCAGCACTGAGAGAGTGGTTTTGATATTTAACTCTGTACACTCACTCCCAGTATTTTTCAGATATCTCAGAGATCCTTTGGCACTTTCATTCCATTTCCACATTTTGAGCCTACAATAGTCTGATTTGATTTGGATTGTTACTGTCAGCTTATAAAGCAGGtgacaaatatattttcagtaGATTTATATTAATAGAAAGAAACATTGTATCACCCTGTGTTTTTATTTAGGAGCATGCTTTGCCTTGGGGGTGGTAGCCATGAGGTACGGATGCTAATATGCACCTTTATTATCCACCCTTGTACGGCTTATAGGAAATAAGTTGTCATGAAGTACCTTGATGAACTCAGTGTCACACAAGAGTGGCAACAATGGTTTGTTCTACTGAACTTAGAAACTCTTTTTAGTCCTACTATTGTGGAAATAAAAGCCCGAGACTTTTACTCCCTTGACTATGTCCAGGAAAGGTTCTGGGAAATATTAGATTGTTTTCTTTGGTACCAACCACAAAACCATGACTTTGAGCATGGTCCAGCACTTCCTAACAGCAAGGAAATACAGAAACTTAGCTGAAGCAGAGCACAAGCAGATAGGAAAACATCTTTTCTCTAAAACATTTCCCTCTAAATTCCAAAGCAATCTCTCTGAAAGTCGGCAGTTCTTACCAAAGGCCTTCACAGGGGACCAAGAGTTTCAACTTGTTTTTAAGGAACTGCTCAAAGTCTCTGGGTGGCAGAGCCCGCAATTAAATGGAATTAAAGACTTCTGGTCAAGGGGCCAGAAAAGCCCTACAAATTCAACTGAAATGCAACAGGCATTCAACCACATCGAGTAATATCCCTTCAGAGGGCCAActgatctctgctgctcctgaggcctGGGCAAGCTTTAGATAATCACCAGCAACGGGATCCTCTGTGCTCTTCTCAAGCTTTTAGTAGGATGAAACAATAACACTTGTTGCCCTAACTCCCTCACTGCTGCAAAGAGCACATCAAGCACCAGGACACCAGGGA belongs to Zonotrichia leucophrys gambelii isolate GWCS_2022_RI chromosome 4, RI_Zleu_2.0, whole genome shotgun sequence and includes:
- the G3BP2 gene encoding ras GTPase-activating protein-binding protein 2 isoform X1, yielding MVMEKPSPLLVGREFVRQYYTLLNKAPDFLHRFYGRNSSYVHGGLDASGKPQEAVYGQAEIHKKVMSLQFSECHTKIRHVDAHATLSDGVVVQVMGELSNNGQPMRKFMQTFVLAPEGSVPNKFYVHNDIFRYEDEVFGDSEGELDEESEEEVEEEQEERQPSPEPVQENASSTYYENHPVTNGIEEALEESSHEPEPELESETKAEELKAEVEEKTLEELEEKSPSPPPVEPVSLPQEPPKAFSWASVTSKNLPPSGTVSSSGIPPHVKAPVSQPRVETKPEAQSQPPRVREQRPRERPGFPPRGPRPGRGDMEQNESDNRRIIRYPDSHQLFVGNLPHDIDESELKEFFMSFGNVVELRINTKGVGGKLPNFGFVVFDDSEPVQRILVAKPIMFRGEVRLNVEEKKTRAARERETRGGGDERRDLRRNERGPGGPRGIVGGGMMRDRDGRGPPPRGGMAQKLGSGRGTGQMEGRFTGQRR